In the genome of bacterium, one region contains:
- a CDS encoding glutamate synthase subunit beta, whose amino-acid sequence MANPVGFLEFSREDSPRRPFDECMRDYREEELLLPLDRAEQQADRCMDCGIPFCQMSGCPLRNRIPDWCTMVSAGNWRQALDLLHATNNFPEITGRVCPAPCESACTLSVNGRPVNVKHIELLIGEYGWGKGWILPAPSPSASDKKVAVIGSGPAGLSAAQQLSRFGHSVTVFEKDDRIGGILRYGIPDFILEKRVIDRRIEQMMAEGVTFEAGVDAGTDLSVRYLRRSFDAAVIAVGLRAPRDIHVPGRDLEGIVFATKFLSQQNRRVAGDSIPAGYEITAKDRDVVIIGAGETGSYCTGTCLRQGARSVHILELLPENGEEDARNFIWCDLHGDNNPPSTESPGCTTLYGVTVQRFNGKDNRIRSVVIEKSSRRAHDSESGDAAQNTAGAATEIKADLVIIAAGFSHLEYGPLVHNLSLDIDECGNLMTDPDGMTTVDGVFASGDCVMGASTVVHALYHGRRIADSVDRHLLKGIE is encoded by the coding sequence TGAGTGCATGAGAGACTATCGCGAAGAAGAGCTGCTCCTGCCGCTGGATCGTGCCGAACAACAGGCGGATCGATGCATGGACTGCGGGATTCCCTTCTGCCAGATGTCCGGCTGTCCCCTCAGAAACCGTATTCCCGACTGGTGTACCATGGTATCCGCCGGTAACTGGCGGCAGGCGCTCGATCTGCTCCATGCCACCAACAACTTTCCCGAGATAACCGGGCGTGTTTGTCCGGCGCCCTGCGAATCGGCATGTACGTTATCTGTTAATGGCAGGCCCGTAAACGTAAAACACATTGAACTCCTGATTGGCGAATATGGATGGGGAAAGGGGTGGATTCTTCCGGCGCCGTCTCCTTCCGCAAGCGATAAAAAAGTCGCCGTTATCGGTTCGGGACCGGCCGGTTTATCGGCGGCGCAGCAGTTATCGCGGTTCGGGCACAGCGTAACCGTTTTCGAAAAGGACGACCGTATCGGCGGGATTCTCAGGTATGGTATCCCTGATTTCATCCTTGAAAAACGCGTGATAGACCGTCGTATCGAACAGATGATGGCCGAAGGAGTGACATTTGAAGCGGGCGTCGATGCCGGGACCGATTTATCGGTGAGATATTTACGGCGGTCGTTCGATGCGGCCGTTATCGCTGTCGGTCTCCGGGCTCCCCGTGATATACACGTTCCAGGCCGCGATCTCGAAGGTATCGTCTTTGCCACCAAGTTCCTGTCGCAGCAGAACAGGAGGGTCGCGGGCGATTCCATTCCGGCCGGTTATGAGATTACCGCAAAAGACAGAGATGTCGTCATAATCGGCGCGGGCGAAACCGGCTCCTACTGCACCGGTACATGCCTCCGTCAGGGCGCCCGATCCGTACATATTCTCGAATTGCTGCCGGAAAACGGAGAAGAGGATGCCCGGAACTTCATCTGGTGCGATCTTCACGGTGACAACAACCCGCCATCGACAGAAAGTCCCGGCTGTACAACACTGTATGGTGTTACCGTGCAGCGCTTTAACGGTAAGGACAACAGGATTCGTTCGGTCGTTATTGAAAAGTCTTCACGTCGTGCTCATGACAGCGAATCCGGCGATGCGGCACAGAATACGGCCGGTGCCGCGACGGAAATCAAAGCCGACCTCGTCATAATAGCAGCCGGTTTTTCTCATCTCGAATACGGGCCGCTCGTTCATAACCTTTCGCTCGATATCGACGAATGCGGGAATCTCATGACCGACCCGGACGGCATGACCACCGTAGACGGTGTTTTCGCCTCGGGCGACTGTGTGATGGGTGCTTCGACCGTTGTTCATGCCCTGTATCATGGCCGCCGTATTGCCGATTCGGTCGACAGGCACCTCCTGAAGGGGATTGA